In Cloacibacterium caeni, a single window of DNA contains:
- a CDS encoding helicase-related protein, whose protein sequence is MSDKETLSPFVEDISVEEGNKNELIVFKNHKDKESFLELLRLNNQNNNRTLVTLNAGENSKKFINRFQNYEGKIFLCLEGDRTGNMQTLKILTEFRNKNIKDIRALYNISENANQNLEEYLKNKLQNKDKNVTLVESKKAQNEKDRTQSEEISNVEHLGSESTGRNLGKFGENSQSEQNRNYTSGQRLGSNDAGNGLGDTIWKHLVGDRERERRFDDHPQQNDDEKNERAEHFLGGIVSRRTVSNKSERELNSNSTNYEELDILISKYKGQNLTNEQVAEVVSAACFVSNNHKVFLNENLKITDDLKEICNQYQSGGTAKEGRGILDEYYTDDKIVNAVRNLIKDQLQNKVEISVLEPSVGTGNFLYATKDLALKSIITAFEINETTAKIAKILHPEAEINLRSFETEFIDEKGNKKDEYLVYDLVIGNPPYGEHRGLYKGLGEEPKIAKYEDYFVKRSLDSLRVDGILAMVLPSGWLNRQRNLQNATLVEGFRLPNGAFAGTQIGTDIIILKKNNQKISTDISKYFETNPSRILGETREKTNRFGRLENYVHGSLEEALSKIQQFKNKKETARIGNLFEDLYLENSESEIDKKFNAKNEIKTGNESQTIEKEFDLAQEKVETVLSQLNNIKFKSPTIISEIRKYENLRENLTTKPTSFSEENLKELIEKSGRIISIHNTKNQNEYKIQTKPELKKGVLKYQFSKQDEIVNTSLQNSSDITQEQIEAFRDTAYDGTLNNHGKHFQFANYIDGKWIHDFYYAEGNIYAKLEQLEKDFSDKNTIGGTINQYEKQRELLLKVLPKPKSLDEIFISPNHEFVHQFDLGQTEKETYNYATKRTETVIVDYNLAEKFKDFVGTLSSEAFAGSSAWEVRSFVDNETVTGSDKERNALVRERRKAAANDLFYKFVREELSDDIRNRFVKEFNRNYNNIHVPDYSKFPLFSKIHQNFKGKQLRLTEVQKSGVGRCTTKGVSLLAHEVGFGKTLSGILSMHEAMERGNARRPLIVVPNDSILKQWVETIFETIPNAKVNVLGNLGKDYDLSKFDNKDGEITIVTYEGFNNIGFSESITQNLASKFSYISENELKSVNSISERDFQKELEKVKETEGKMKRGKIYDWEDFGFDHLTYDEVHNANHIVGKVKIEDRRFASDFRSQNQQTSKLGINTWMAAQYIQDRNDGRNVTLLSATPFTNKPLEYYSILSLIANKRLEESGYFNVNTFFETFMEADNDMEIDAKGDVKFKANVRRFKNNSLFQQLLSEFIDIKGEEDNPELKRPNKINKEYKIEQNDLTKEQYDLLNESFNENQKGAILTHILNARLIAISPYLSPYYDGENPSLKEFIENSPKLKQTMDLIQQNKKDIPESGQIIYSELAVAEFPKLKEYLIQEIGYKPEEIGIITGATNKNQRISIQNDFNAGKIKVVIGSEAIQEGMNLQENTTDVYMLSLPYNFTSLRQVEGRAWRQGNKNENVRINFMLTNDSIDVFMLQKLQSKQARYLEAMKKGADVLDVSDISTQELKTAIITNPETRANIEIELMKKRIESEKNKHLADIAFVLRKHQDFLKVQEEVNKAQNNYNRILSYSKEEGDNAEYWKNQLPFYQKSIHLAKEKVQEEMEHLLQKGVDITEIESKKVVTENKIEELDEKLEDLPNVREGLVCKYREEKEMQLKVNEERDYLGERSVENSLLFSVMKQQEIEKEIKENEQTVFGRKR, encoded by the coding sequence GTGAGTGACAAAGAAACTTTAAGTCCTTTTGTTGAGGATATTTCCGTTGAGGAAGGAAATAAAAATGAATTGATTGTCTTTAAGAATCATAAAGACAAAGAATCGTTTTTGGAACTTTTGAGGTTGAATAATCAAAACAATAATAGAACTCTAGTAACACTCAATGCCGGTGAAAATTCCAAAAAATTTATCAATAGATTTCAAAACTATGAGGGTAAAATATTTCTTTGTTTAGAGGGAGATAGAACAGGAAATATGCAGACGCTCAAAATTCTTACGGAATTTAGAAACAAAAATATTAAAGACATTCGAGCACTATACAACATTTCTGAAAATGCCAATCAGAATTTGGAAGAATATTTAAAAAATAAACTTCAAAATAAAGATAAAAATGTTACTTTAGTTGAATCAAAAAAAGCACAGAATGAAAAAGACAGAACTCAATCCGAAGAAATTTCCAACGTTGAGCACTTGGGATCCGAATCTACTGGAAGAAATCTTGGAAAATTTGGCGAAAACAGCCAATCCGAGCAAAACAGAAATTACACAAGCGGACAAAGATTGGGCAGCAACGATGCTGGAAATGGACTTGGAGACACAATCTGGAAGCATTTGGTCGGAGACAGAGAACGAGAAAGAAGATTCGATGACCATCCACAACAGAATGATGATGAAAAAAATGAGAGAGCAGAACATTTCTTGGGCGGAATCGTATCCAGGAGAACTGTATCCAATAAATCAGAAAGAGAACTAAATTCTAATTCTACAAATTATGAGGAATTAGATATTCTTATTTCAAAATATAAAGGTCAAAATTTGACCAATGAACAAGTTGCAGAAGTCGTTTCTGCAGCTTGTTTTGTTTCTAATAATCACAAGGTATTTCTTAATGAAAATCTCAAAATTACTGATGACTTAAAAGAAATTTGCAACCAATATCAAAGTGGCGGAACGGCAAAAGAAGGTAGAGGGATTTTAGATGAATATTACACCGACGATAAAATTGTAAATGCCGTTCGCAACTTAATCAAAGACCAGTTACAAAATAAAGTAGAAATTTCGGTTTTAGAGCCAAGTGTTGGAACGGGTAATTTTCTTTATGCTACAAAAGATTTAGCACTAAAATCAATTATTACGGCATTTGAAATCAATGAAACCACCGCAAAAATTGCAAAAATCCTGCATCCCGAAGCCGAAATTAATCTGCGTTCGTTTGAAACCGAATTTATTGATGAAAAAGGCAACAAAAAAGATGAATATTTGGTGTATGATTTAGTCATCGGAAACCCGCCTTATGGCGAACATCGCGGATTATACAAAGGTTTGGGAGAAGAACCGAAAATAGCCAAATACGAAGATTATTTTGTAAAACGATCTTTAGATTCTTTAAGAGTAGACGGAATTTTGGCGATGGTGCTTCCTTCAGGTTGGCTGAATAGACAAAGGAATCTGCAGAACGCCACTCTAGTTGAAGGTTTTCGTTTGCCAAACGGTGCTTTTGCAGGAACTCAAATCGGAACAGATATTATTATTCTCAAAAAAAACAATCAGAAAATTTCTACAGATATTTCTAAATATTTTGAAACTAATCCTTCAAGAATTTTAGGAGAAACACGAGAAAAGACTAATCGTTTTGGACGCTTGGAAAACTATGTTCACGGAAGTTTAGAAGAGGCTTTATCAAAAATTCAACAGTTTAAAAACAAAAAGGAAACTGCAAGAATCGGAAATCTTTTTGAAGATTTATATTTAGAAAATTCTGAATCTGAAATCGATAAAAAATTTAATGCTAAAAATGAAATTAAAACGGGAAATGAAAGCCAAACTATTGAAAAAGAGTTTGATTTAGCTCAAGAGAAAGTTGAAACGGTACTTTCTCAACTCAATAATATCAAATTTAAATCGCCTACAATTATTTCAGAGATAAGAAAATATGAAAACCTTCGAGAAAATTTAACTACAAAACCAACATCGTTTTCAGAGGAAAATTTAAAAGAGCTCATTGAAAAAAGTGGTAGAATAATTTCTATTCACAACACCAAAAATCAGAACGAATATAAAATTCAAACAAAGCCTGAACTCAAGAAAGGAGTTTTAAAATATCAGTTTTCCAAACAAGACGAAATCGTCAATACTTCATTACAAAACAGTTCAGATATTACCCAAGAACAAATTGAAGCTTTCAGAGATACGGCTTATGATGGAACGCTTAATAATCACGGAAAACATTTTCAGTTTGCAAACTATATTGATGGAAAATGGATACACGATTTTTATTATGCTGAAGGAAATATTTACGCCAAATTAGAACAACTTGAAAAAGATTTTTCTGATAAAAATACCATTGGTGGGACGATAAACCAGTATGAAAAGCAAAGGGAACTACTTCTCAAAGTTCTTCCAAAACCAAAATCTTTAGACGAAATCTTTATTAGTCCAAATCACGAATTTGTACACCAATTTGATTTAGGACAAACAGAAAAGGAAACTTATAACTATGCAACAAAACGTACCGAAACTGTTATTGTTGATTACAATCTTGCAGAAAAGTTCAAAGATTTTGTAGGTACTTTATCCAGTGAGGCTTTTGCAGGTTCTTCAGCTTGGGAAGTGCGAAGTTTTGTAGATAATGAAACGGTGACAGGAAGCGATAAAGAAAGAAATGCATTAGTCAGAGAAAGACGAAAAGCAGCTGCAAATGATTTGTTTTATAAGTTTGTTCGGGAAGAATTATCCGATGATATAAGAAATCGTTTTGTAAAAGAATTCAACAGAAATTACAATAATATTCACGTTCCTGATTATTCTAAATTTCCGTTGTTCTCTAAAATTCATCAAAATTTTAAAGGAAAACAACTGCGTTTGACTGAAGTTCAAAAATCTGGTGTAGGAAGATGTACAACGAAAGGCGTTAGTTTATTAGCTCACGAAGTTGGCTTTGGAAAAACTTTATCAGGAATTCTTTCAATGCATGAAGCAATGGAAAGAGGAAATGCGAGAAGACCTCTGATTGTAGTTCCAAATGACAGCATTTTGAAACAATGGGTGGAAACCATTTTTGAAACCATTCCTAATGCAAAAGTAAATGTTCTTGGCAATCTTGGGAAAGATTACGACTTATCAAAATTTGATAATAAGGACGGGGAAATTACCATAGTGACTTATGAAGGTTTTAATAACATTGGCTTTTCAGAAAGCATTACCCAAAATCTGGCCTCAAAATTTTCCTACATTTCTGAAAACGAATTAAAAAGTGTAAACTCCATCAGTGAAAGAGATTTTCAAAAGGAACTCGAAAAAGTTAAGGAAACAGAGGGAAAGATGAAACGTGGGAAAATCTATGATTGGGAAGATTTTGGTTTTGATCATCTCACTTATGATGAAGTTCACAACGCCAACCATATTGTTGGAAAAGTAAAGATCGAAGACCGCAGGTTTGCTTCAGATTTTAGAAGTCAGAACCAACAGACTTCAAAACTGGGTATCAATACTTGGATGGCTGCTCAATACATTCAAGACAGAAACGATGGCAGAAATGTTACGCTACTTTCTGCAACTCCTTTTACCAATAAGCCTTTAGAATATTATTCTATACTTTCTTTAATAGCCAATAAGCGTTTGGAAGAATCGGGATATTTCAATGTGAATACTTTCTTTGAGACTTTTATGGAGGCGGATAATGATATGGAAATTGATGCTAAAGGTGATGTGAAATTTAAAGCCAATGTCAGAAGATTCAAGAATAATTCTTTGTTTCAACAGCTTCTATCTGAATTTATTGATATTAAAGGGGAAGAAGACAATCCAGAACTGAAACGCCCTAATAAAATTAATAAAGAATATAAAATTGAGCAGAATGATTTAACGAAGGAACAATACGATTTGCTTAATGAGAGCTTTAATGAAAATCAAAAAGGAGCGATTCTTACTCATATTCTTAACGCACGTCTGATTGCAATTTCTCCATATTTATCACCTTACTATGATGGCGAAAATCCGTCATTAAAAGAATTTATTGAAAATTCTCCAAAGTTGAAGCAAACAATGGATTTAATTCAACAAAATAAAAAAGATATTCCTGAATCTGGACAAATTATTTATTCTGAATTAGCAGTAGCGGAATTTCCAAAACTCAAAGAATATCTCATTCAGGAAATTGGTTACAAACCCGAAGAAATTGGAATTATTACTGGAGCAACAAATAAAAATCAAAGAATCTCTATTCAAAATGATTTTAATGCTGGAAAAATAAAGGTAGTGATTGGAAGTGAAGCCATCCAAGAAGGAATGAATCTTCAGGAAAATACAACGGATGTTTATATGCTTTCTTTGCCTTATAATTTCACTTCTTTACGACAAGTGGAGGGACGAGCGTGGAGACAAGGAAATAAAAACGAAAATGTACGAATCAATTTTATGTTGACTAACGATAGTATTGATGTGTTTATGCTTCAAAAGTTACAATCTAAACAAGCAAGATATTTAGAAGCAATGAAAAAAGGTGCTGATGTTTTGGATGTTTCAGATATCAGTACTCAGGAATTGAAAACCGCCATTATCACCAATCCTGAAACTAGAGCGAATATTGAAATTGAACTGATGAAGAAAAGAATTGAAAGTGAGAAAAATAAGCACCTTGCTGATATTGCTTTTGTTTTGAGGAAACATCAGGATTTTTTAAAGGTACAGGAAGAAGTCAACAAAGCTCAGAATAATTATAATAGAATTCTTAGTTATTCTAAAGAGGAAGGAGATAATGCTGAATATTGGAAAAATCAACTTCCTTTTTATCAGAAATCAATTCATTTAGCTAAAGAAAAAGTACAAGAGGAAATGGAGCATTTATTGCAAAAAGGAGTTGATATTACTGAAATTGAAAGTAAAAAAGTAGTAACCGAAAATAAAATTGAAGAATTGGATGAAAAATTGGAGGATTTGCCTAATGTTCGAGAGGGTTTGGTTTGTAAATATCGGGAGGAGAAGGAAATGCAGTTGAAGGTTAATGAGGAGAGGGATTATTTAGGTGAGAGGAGCGTTGAAAATTCACTCTTATTTAGTGTTATGAAACAACAAGAAATTGAAAAAGAAATAAAAGAAAATGAGCAAACAGTTTTTGGTAGGAAGAGATAA
- a CDS encoding ATP-dependent nuclease — protein MGIKLQSLRIKGFRGFRNIEIDFENSTVLVGTNNSGKTTILKALQLALSNTHFISNDDFFYCDDYIDDTIIIDLLFVPIDEDCVIASQFDENWADVFKAERIGIDSEGNQIMAFRTVINENNKTFRKKQYYIDQWEPFFENSLNWYDHEYSNDLSFYFDEIPFFYLEANRDILEDIKSKSSYLGRILSSLEFTPEAKQTIESLISELNDATIANSDILSDLQNTLEELDTAMDNPNNSVQLTPFTKKVRDLNKGIRINYSEFSMDYHGMGTRSWSSMLVLKSFLNLNQRLFLDNDKPYFPIIAIEEPESHLHPNAQKKLYSQINNIVGQKIVSTHSNYIASNAQLKEIRSISKFNETIKIGKLIVADFDDEQLRQIQRQVVNTRGELYFSRVVVLFEGETEEQALPILISKYFDINYVELGVNFVGVGGYTKYLPFIRFCESFNIEYFIFSDNETDVNTDVLRQISNSKKNDPTKVIFVNAGNDFEKELCDNGYLDEVKKAYHKIELEKCFNNQHKAAKQVELNNIADTDYYGIITGVKTQFAPIIANELLISAKPLPTKITELFDKINEILNPTTTNAN, from the coding sequence ATGGGAATAAAATTACAATCTCTTAGAATAAAAGGTTTTAGAGGTTTTAGAAATATAGAAATTGATTTCGAGAATAGTACAGTATTGGTAGGCACTAACAATTCAGGCAAAACAACAATTTTAAAAGCACTACAATTAGCATTATCAAATACACACTTTATTTCTAATGATGATTTTTTCTACTGTGATGATTATATTGATGATACTATAATTATTGATTTACTATTTGTGCCAATAGATGAAGACTGCGTAATTGCTAGTCAATTTGATGAAAATTGGGCTGATGTATTTAAGGCTGAGAGAATTGGGATTGATTCTGAAGGCAATCAAATAATGGCTTTCAGAACTGTAATTAATGAAAATAATAAAACTTTTAGAAAAAAGCAATATTACATTGACCAATGGGAGCCCTTTTTTGAAAATAGTTTAAATTGGTATGACCATGAATATAGCAATGACTTAAGTTTTTATTTTGATGAAATTCCTTTTTTTTATCTTGAGGCTAATAGAGATATCTTAGAAGATATAAAATCCAAATCTTCCTATTTAGGGAGAATTTTATCATCTTTAGAATTTACCCCTGAAGCAAAGCAAACAATTGAAAGTTTAATTTCAGAGTTAAATGATGCTACAATAGCTAATTCCGATATTCTGTCTGACTTACAAAATACATTAGAAGAATTAGATACCGCAATGGATAATCCAAATAACTCCGTACAATTAACCCCGTTTACTAAGAAAGTCCGCGATTTAAACAAGGGCATCAGAATAAATTATTCTGAATTTTCAATGGATTATCACGGTATGGGTACAAGAAGTTGGTCTTCTATGTTGGTTTTAAAATCTTTTCTAAATTTAAATCAAAGATTATTTTTAGACAATGATAAACCCTATTTTCCAATAATAGCAATTGAAGAGCCTGAATCTCATTTACATCCTAATGCACAAAAAAAATTATATTCTCAGATAAACAATATTGTGGGGCAAAAAATTGTTTCAACACATTCTAATTACATCGCTTCTAATGCTCAATTAAAAGAAATAAGATCAATTAGTAAGTTTAATGAGACTATTAAAATTGGAAAATTAATTGTCGCTGATTTTGATGATGAACAATTAAGACAAATTCAAAGACAGGTTGTAAATACACGAGGAGAATTATATTTTTCTAGAGTTGTCGTCCTTTTCGAAGGAGAAACTGAAGAACAAGCCTTACCTATTTTAATTAGTAAATATTTTGACATTAATTATGTTGAATTAGGGGTTAATTTTGTAGGAGTTGGAGGCTATACAAAGTACCTCCCTTTCATTAGATTTTGTGAGTCATTTAATATTGAATACTTTATTTTTAGCGATAATGAGACTGATGTAAATACTGATGTTTTGAGACAAATTTCAAATTCTAAAAAGAATGATCCAACTAAAGTCATATTTGTAAACGCAGGGAATGATTTTGAAAAAGAACTCTGCGACAACGGTTACTTAGATGAAGTAAAAAAAGCATATCATAAGATTGAATTAGAAAAATGTTTTAATAACCAACACAAAGCAGCAAAACAAGTAGAATTAAATAATATAGCAGACACTGATTACTACGGCATTATCACTGGTGTGAAAACTCAATTTGCTCCTATAATTGCAAATGAACTTTTAATTTCTGCAAAACCTCTTCCAACAAAAATAACAGAGTTATTTGATAAAATAAATGAAATATTAAATCCAACAACTACAAATGCAAATTAA
- a CDS encoding ATP-dependent helicase codes for MQINLSIKQSEIVNLGEGAFLIEASAGSGKTRVLTERVKKLLEDNSSKVLAITFTNKASEELKERISLDKIKNKNVFVGTFHSFCQSILESRFKLLGFQKMPHIFEDESDRSEIVEEVIKSIPYFTDIFNGMDSKQKSSYKTRVLHFISEVKRELAEPEELITEEGEEHFLMLYNEYQDNLRSNNAIDFDDLTLLIYQLFMNNEAVQNLYSKSYNYIFIDEGQDLNKAQYYLLKSLCGENIKNVMIVGDPNQSIYGFNGATPEYMKNFFIEDFKATKIILDENYRCSKKIITASNLLMDLNIAADKYVKEGKFEIYRAQSEQDEAKYIVQKINELVALQTHPDIEGNIEYSKISILGRNRFVFKYIEEQLQENQIPFYFKSGNIGVKFETIFMKLFDNYFRIVINPSDKIHARKLKSLLKVENFEDANQIQTSRYSYFSFIKTTVDNLTEDNFKKSVKTFENFIKESNLLLDEDKIQISSELEGLNDLWGTYSFNTLKPSLTGFKNAISLGTVMKNQKEEGVCISTVHTMKGQESDIVFLIGLDDGTFPYYLAIEKGEEELNQEKNNLYVAFTRAKRFLYLTYPAIRKMPWGDNKARAKSRFLKNFN; via the coding sequence ATGCAAATTAATTTATCCATAAAACAGTCTGAAATAGTCAACTTAGGAGAAGGTGCATTTTTGATTGAAGCAAGTGCAGGAAGTGGGAAAACTAGAGTTCTAACGGAGCGTGTTAAAAAACTTTTAGAAGATAATTCTTCTAAAGTTTTGGCAATTACATTTACCAATAAAGCAAGTGAAGAACTAAAAGAAAGGATTTCTTTAGATAAAATTAAAAACAAAAATGTTTTCGTAGGTACATTTCACTCTTTCTGTCAGTCGATACTAGAATCTAGGTTTAAACTTTTAGGATTCCAAAAAATGCCTCACATTTTTGAGGATGAAAGTGATCGGAGTGAAATTGTTGAAGAGGTTATAAAATCAATCCCCTACTTTACGGATATTTTTAATGGAATGGATTCGAAGCAAAAATCTTCATATAAAACAAGAGTGCTACATTTCATTTCAGAAGTTAAAAGAGAACTTGCTGAACCAGAAGAATTGATAACAGAAGAAGGAGAAGAGCATTTTCTTATGCTTTATAATGAATATCAGGATAATCTCAGATCTAATAATGCAATAGATTTTGATGACCTAACTTTGCTCATTTATCAATTATTTATGAATAATGAAGCCGTTCAAAATCTATATTCTAAATCGTATAACTACATTTTTATAGATGAAGGACAGGATTTAAATAAAGCACAATATTATTTATTGAAATCACTATGTGGAGAAAACATTAAAAATGTAATGATTGTAGGCGACCCCAACCAATCAATCTATGGATTTAATGGTGCTACGCCAGAATACATGAAAAATTTTTTCATTGAAGATTTTAAGGCTACAAAAATTATTTTGGATGAAAATTATAGGTGTTCAAAAAAAATAATAACCGCATCAAATTTGTTGATGGACTTAAATATCGCTGCTGATAAATATGTAAAAGAAGGGAAATTTGAAATTTATAGAGCTCAAAGTGAACAAGACGAAGCTAAGTATATTGTTCAAAAAATAAATGAGCTTGTTGCATTGCAAACACACCCAGATATTGAAGGAAATATAGAATATAGCAAAATCTCAATTTTAGGAAGAAATAGGTTTGTATTTAAGTACATTGAAGAACAATTGCAAGAAAATCAAATCCCTTTTTATTTTAAATCTGGAAATATCGGGGTTAAATTTGAAACTATTTTTATGAAACTCTTTGATAATTATTTCAGAATTGTTATTAATCCTTCGGATAAGATACACGCTAGAAAGCTTAAAAGTCTACTTAAAGTAGAGAATTTTGAGGATGCTAATCAAATTCAAACATCAAGATATAGTTACTTTTCATTTATCAAAACCACAGTAGATAATTTAACCGAAGACAATTTCAAAAAATCGGTAAAAACGTTTGAAAACTTTATTAAAGAAAGTAACTTGCTTTTAGACGAAGATAAAATTCAAATTTCTAGTGAGCTTGAAGGATTAAATGATTTATGGGGAACTTATTCGTTCAATACTTTAAAACCCTCTCTGACAGGTTTTAAAAATGCTATTTCACTAGGAACAGTTATGAAGAATCAAAAAGAAGAAGGGGTTTGTATCAGTACTGTTCATACAATGAAAGGTCAAGAATCTGATATTGTTTTTCTTATTGGCTTGGACGATGGAACTTTCCCATATTATTTAGCTATAGAAAAAGGAGAGGAAGAACTGAATCAAGAAAAAAATAATTTATATGTTGCCTTTACTCGGGCTAAACGGTTTCTTTATTTGACTTACCCTGCTATTCGTAAAATGCCATGGGGAGACAATAAAGCTAGAGCCAAATCCCGTTTTTTAAAAAATTTTAATTAA
- a CDS encoding AAA family ATPase translates to MSFKLLAIRPLDGCNKKFLKNLIPNQIYKFYNEYEFYIGENKVENAINGDVVKIKYDPISSLPENLYDIGKTKINISAIVGKNGSGKSSLIELFIACMNQLSFKLKNDEKLFSEADLISVTKEGKYKIKCDLFYELKNGVFFTLRIDDENFTFKNFNNNLEIFSLEKFFYTEIVNYSIYAFNSNTIGSWIDSLFHKNDAYQIPIVINPKREGKDNPHWAGIIDVNNEQYLLNQRLLSNLLKPIKDDKTFRKIGDYMTAVSIELNKKEIRDFFIYSNDENQIGIKYTEFKDKQELYNQFKDSDSFDFSVNIDAYNQEAPLLSCHNVFEILKTIKSEFQLNNLPDEDLQMQLDYYIIYKVISICDKYIEYQDFITDSYKIFEDREYKRYKINITDFIKHIKKYKSHITYKLYQTINYIKYYDEFWKDINTDEKLDLDRLSIELNSLLKDTEDFIEILPPPIFDTEIFLEDEKNSELIKLNDLSSGEQQLIHSISSITYHLNNINSVNGTKIIKYEYVNLIFDEIELYFHPEFQRKLVNYLLRQIKNINLSLKGINILFITHSPFILSDIPKQNVLFLNVDEKTKQSTPQEYEGDNTFAENIYDLLKHSFFLNDFIGDFAKNKFKSLGDFLTSNKKENKDWNEESILNFINIIGDPLIRESFRSLYKEKFGINEESTKIKELEKEIERLNKKYGV, encoded by the coding sequence ATGAGTTTTAAATTATTAGCGATAAGGCCATTAGATGGCTGCAATAAAAAATTTCTTAAAAATTTAATTCCTAATCAAATTTATAAATTTTATAATGAATATGAGTTTTACATAGGAGAAAATAAAGTTGAGAATGCTATCAATGGTGATGTTGTTAAAATTAAATATGATCCTATTAGTTCTCTTCCTGAAAACCTTTATGACATAGGAAAAACAAAAATAAATATATCTGCTATTGTTGGGAAAAATGGGAGTGGAAAAAGTAGCCTTATAGAATTGTTCATAGCTTGTATGAATCAATTATCTTTCAAATTAAAAAATGATGAAAAATTATTTTCCGAGGCAGATTTAATAAGCGTAACAAAAGAGGGGAAATACAAAATAAAGTGTGATTTGTTTTATGAATTAAAAAACGGCGTTTTTTTTACGTTAAGAATCGATGATGAAAACTTCACATTTAAAAATTTCAACAATAATTTAGAAATTTTTAGTCTTGAAAAATTTTTTTATACCGAAATAGTCAATTATTCAATTTATGCATTTAATTCAAATACAATAGGTTCATGGATTGATAGCTTATTCCATAAAAATGATGCTTATCAAATACCTATAGTTATTAATCCTAAAAGAGAAGGAAAAGACAATCCTCATTGGGCGGGAATAATAGATGTTAATAACGAACAGTATCTCCTAAACCAACGATTATTGAGTAATCTTTTAAAACCCATTAAAGATGATAAAACTTTTCGGAAGATTGGAGATTACATGACTGCGGTTAGTATAGAGTTAAACAAAAAAGAAATTCGAGATTTTTTTATTTATTCAAATGATGAAAATCAGATAGGTATAAAATATACCGAATTTAAAGATAAACAGGAATTATATAATCAATTTAAAGATAGTGATTCATTTGATTTTTCAGTAAATATTGATGCTTATAATCAGGAAGCACCTCTTTTATCTTGTCATAATGTTTTTGAAATTTTAAAAACCATAAAATCTGAATTTCAATTAAACAATTTACCAGATGAGGATTTACAAATGCAACTAGATTACTATATCATATACAAAGTAATAAGCATTTGCGATAAATATATTGAATATCAAGACTTTATTACTGATTCGTATAAAATTTTCGAAGATAGGGAGTATAAGAGATATAAAATTAACATAACCGATTTTATAAAACATATTAAAAAATATAAAAGTCATATCACATACAAGTTATATCAAACAATCAACTATATTAAATACTATGATGAGTTCTGGAAAGATATAAACACGGATGAAAAATTGGATTTAGATCGTTTATCCATAGAGCTTAATTCGTTACTAAAAGATACAGAAGACTTTATTGAAATATTGCCTCCACCCATATTTGATACCGAAATATTTTTAGAAGATGAAAAAAACAGTGAGTTAATAAAGTTAAATGATTTAAGTTCTGGTGAACAACAGTTAATACATTCTATTAGTTCTATAACGTACCATTTAAATAATATAAATTCAGTAAATGGGACAAAGATTATCAAATATGAATATGTAAACTTAATTTTTGATGAAATTGAATTATATTTTCATCCTGAATTTCAAAGAAAATTAGTTAATTATCTTTTAAGGCAAATCAAAAACATTAATTTAAGTTTAAAAGGAATCAACATTCTCTTCATTACTCATTCTCCATTTATTTTATCAGATATCCCAAAACAAAACGTATTGTTTTTAAATGTCGATGAAAAAACAAAACAATCAACCCCACAAGAGTATGAAGGAGATAATACGTTTGCTGAAAACATTTATGATTTATTAAAGCATTCTTTTTTTCTAAATGATTTTATTGGAGATTTTGCAAAAAATAAATTTAAGTCTTTAGGTGATTTTTTGACGTCCAATAAAAAGGAAAATAAAGACTGGAACGAAGAAAGCATACTGAATTTCATTAATATAATCGGTGATCCATTAATTAGAGAATCATTTAGAAGTTTATACAAAGAAAAATTTGGAATTAATGAAGAAAGCACCAAAATAAAAGAATTAGAAAAAGAAATTGAAAGATTGAATAAAAAATATGGTGTATGA